AAGGATCTGCATCTACCAGAAACCGTTACATCAAGAAGAACTCTGCGTTTTTCAAATGGCTTGCCACTCGTACAGATGAAGATATTCGAAACACATTTGAGGGGATGGGTGTTAAGGAAACAACAGCACCGATGGATCGCCGTCCTGCCTACTCGCTCAACGATCTGAAACGATTGCACATTGCTTTGCATGGCGTGAAGGACTGGAAGCGGTGGATCATTCTGATTGGTAGCTATTCGGGGATGAGGCAGAATGAGATTTGCCAGCTTTACCACAATGACGTGATGAGAGTTGAGGGGGGTTGGTGCTTCCGTGTTGATAACTTGAACCCAAATCAGACGATAAAAACGGATAGTTCGCGGCGGTTCGTTCCGATCCATTCGCAGCTTCTTACGCTTGGCCTGCTTGATTTCATCACTGACAGAAAAGGGCATTTGTTCCCTGAGCTTACCTTGCATCTCGGCAGTTATGGGCACTATTTTAGCCGTTGGTTTACGAGATTCAGGGGTAAGCATGATTTGCCTGAGTACCATTCGTTGCGCCACTACGCCGCCACAACATTTAAACAGAATGGTTTCCCTGAGCAGTTCGCTTCCCAAGTTCTCGGTCACTCGAATGCGACGATAACTTATAACCGATACGGGAAGGGCGTTGATGTCTCGCGGTTGGTGCAAGTGATAGAGGCTCTTTGAGCTATGTATCAAGGGAGCCAGCAGTTATGCTGGCGTTAATATAATGAAAAGAGTGTGCATGTTATTTATTGATGCTCTATGATTTGAAAATCAATAGATCGAATATCAAAAAGGAAATAAAGAAAATGATGGCAATGAAAAGTAATAAGAACTTCACTTTCAACCATTTTATCATTTCATTAGGCAAATCTTTAATAAAGTCATAATGTTCTGATTCCATATCTCTAACAATAAAGCTGCCCTTTCTAACAATGAGAGGAAAGAAAAATAATAAATCTTTTTGGAATGTTAAAAATATACCGCCAGCCTGAGCAATAGTTATACCTCTTGGCAGAAAACCAAACTTTTCACGAAATGCATCACAAAGCTGTAGGTGTTGTTTGTTCTTTAGCGTTGAATAACCAAACGCAGCAATAGTAGTAAAGACGAATAAGATAAATAAAATAGCGGTTACGCTTTTCATCTTATTGTCCTACACTGTTATAGATAAACTCACCAACGGCCTCACCACCAGATGATGAAAGTTCACCACCTACATATCCAGCAGAGGTTCCAAGTATTACGCCACAAGCTAATGCACCAGCACCACCTGCTGCCATTGTAGCAGTGCCCAAGACTAACGAGCATATGCCCATGCCTATCGCACCGCCAGCTAAACCACCGGCAAGGCCACCAGAGAAACTACCGATCTCAGTATATTTTTTCTTAGTACATTCAGCCTCTCGACCAGTTGAACAAGCCTCATTTATCTCATTGATTGAGTGAACCGCACTAAATGCTATTCCAACGTAACCAGCATAACGCATCACCTTAGTATATTTAGCCGCTCGCTCGATATGCGTTGCGTAGCCTTCAATATCGCTGATCCCTGTCTCATTCCATTTATGCGTGATTGAACTAGTGGACAAGCCAAGCGCATTTTTTATTTTTGTATACTCGCCAAACTTCATGGCCTTATTCAGGAAGCCAACTTTAAGCACACGATCAAGTTCAGTGAAGAGTTGCGCACGTCTAACATAAAACTGTTCGCCGATTAATGCGCCTCGCGTCATATAGGTATTTTTATAAGTTTCCTGGATTTCTTTAAGAATCTTTTCGATATTCTCAAAATATTTCCCAACTGGATCAGCTGCAAGTCCAATGCCTTTATCCGCAATATTAGAGAAATTGGCAATGGTAGCGTAATGTTTATGCAGGAAGTTAGCTTCCTCGTGCGTTAGCGGTTCCAGTGCTGTATCAATGCGCTGTTTCGCTGCTTTCATGTGGGCGATCTGTTCGCTGTCCTGTTTGTCAGGATCAACCACGAGCATGATAGACCCGGCTTTGTACTCCTTACCTGAA
This DNA window, taken from Leclercia adecarboxylata, encodes the following:
- a CDS encoding PAAR domain-containing protein encodes the protein MSNRSTWDGIPEGLHGDETTTGAQGLSSLPNFSNAHLGALRHGDKTAPCPKCGEVGEIIGNIPTMNLEGKIAAGNGAEVICGCPIGSNILISPAGQWMGNTPRPEPAWINSSTEPEQHAQAAKKKRIGVDAGFCVVPQTSTTESFESILFAGGQPEGTRELYRSLNGSGKEYKAGSIMLVVDPDKQDSEQIAHMKAAKQRIDTALEPLTHEEANFLHKHYATIANFSNIADKGIGLAADPVGKYFENIEKILKEIQETYKNTYMTRGALIGEQFYVRRAQLFTELDRVLKVGFLNKAMKFGEYTKIKNALGLSTSSITHKWNETGISDIEGYATHIERAAKYTKVMRYAGYVGIAFSAVHSINEINEACSTGREAECTKKKYTEIGSFSGGLAGGLAGGAIGMGICSLVLGTATMAAGGAGALACGVILGTSAGYVGGELSSSGGEAVGEFIYNSVGQ
- a CDS encoding site-specific integrase → MKRAEQYITSQPFACVPKAIPAHSSSALAAPVLVNEKKSLFPNLKSELEKYANAKTGSVGEREILTINRCVNAYLAATKEPFSKRSAAAFVDSLEGSASTRNRYIKKNSAFFKWLATRTDEDIRNTFEGMGVKETTAPMDRRPAYSLNDLKRLHIALHGVKDWKRWIILIGSYSGMRQNEICQLYHNDVMRVEGGWCFRVDNLNPNQTIKTDSSRRFVPIHSQLLTLGLLDFITDRKGHLFPELTLHLGSYGHYFSRWFTRFRGKHDLPEYHSLRHYAATTFKQNGFPEQFASQVLGHSNATITYNRYGKGVDVSRLVQVIEAL